The following are encoded together in the Rana temporaria chromosome 12, aRanTem1.1, whole genome shotgun sequence genome:
- the LOC120919139 gene encoding zinc-binding protein A33-like: MVECGFIDKALVGKEPFMCPGCKEEITEKRCTRNRDLANLVKTAGVSTPGTTPAKTIAKENIPPRENCHEHGEGLNIFCKDDGDSRDALSVKCLRNMPTTSSFPSWRRWVCSRA, encoded by the coding sequence ATGGTGGAATGTGGCTTCATAGACAAGGCCTTGGTGGGTAAGGAGCCCTTTATGTGCCCCGGGTGTAAGGAAGAAATAACGGAGAAAAGATGCACTAGGAACAGAGACCTGGCCAACCTGGTGAAGACTGCTGGGGTGTCTACTCCAGGAACAACTCCAGCAAAGACCATAGCGAAGGAAAATATTCCACCTCGTGAGAACTGTCATGAGCATGGCGAGGGGCTTAACATTTTTTGCAAGGATGACGGAGACTCTAGGGATGCCTTATCTGTCAAATGTCTACGAAACATGCCAACCACGTCTTCCTTCCCATCCTGGAGGCGATGGGTGTGTTCCAG